In the genome of Phlebotomus papatasi isolate M1 chromosome 2, Ppap_2.1, whole genome shotgun sequence, one region contains:
- the LOC129803809 gene encoding probable aminoacyl tRNA synthase complex-interacting multifunctional protein 2, producing MYSLKPIVTEFEVDRPKNMYVIKEINPRTDNFLTNLENSLNVNREGDLGDLEEKQELLLEKLKQLKSQLVALQEGLPICRKPGTSQPGAAAVDFPQDLVISVDPATIPYSLFLVLKQKRTSISFAVTFYTHSTVTKLPEEAEKFAEEITGLSSGSGVRVSVIWKKGMPSTFEVIVNPTTSFWGEDNFIRYLTRLGVLERSPEAQDLLLDMSHQLLAASEDRKEQTKLADRLTGALKKQKPTQIVDFTIYSALRNFRNATKSAKIDSVLKEIEGRL from the exons atgTACAGTTTGAAGCCAATTGTGACGGAATTTGAGGTGGATAGACCCAAAAACATGTACgtcataaaagaaattaatccaaggactgataattttttaacaaatcTCGAGAATAGTCTCAATGTGAACAGG GAGGGAGATCTCGGTGATTTGGAGGAGAAGCAGGAGCTTTTGCTTGAGAAACTGAAGCAACTGAAGAGTCAATTGGTTGCCCTTCAGGAGGGCCTACCAATTTGCCGGAAGCCCGGAACAAGTCAACCAGGGGCTGCAGCagtagattttcctcaagatttAGTTATTTCAGTTGATCCTGCCACAATTCCTTACAGCTTATTCTTGGTGCTGAAGCAGAAGAGGACATCAATCTCATTTGCAGTTACCTTCTATACTCACTCGACTGTTACAAAGCTTCCGGAAGAGGCTGAGAAGTTTGCGGAAGAAATTACTGGATTGAGCTCTGGGAGCGGTGTGAGGGTATCGGTTATTTGGAAAAAGG gaATGCCATCGACTTTTGAGGTCATTGTCAATCCAACCACGTCCTTTTGGGGTGAGGACAATTTCATCCGGTATCTGACACGTCTGGGAGTTTTAGAACGGTCTCCGGAGGCTCAAGATCTTCTCTTGGACATGTCCCATCAGCTTCTGGCTGCCAGTGAGGACAGAAAGGAACAAACGAAGCTTGCCGATCGACTTACGGGTGCCCTTAAGAAACAGAAACCCACCCAGATTGTGGATTTCACCATCTACTCTGCCCTTAGGAACTTCCGGAATGCCACAAAGAGTGCAAAAATTGATTCTGTACTCAAGGAAATCGAGGGACGCCTTTGA